TCACCGGCACGGCCACCTACCTCCTCGACCCGGACGACCCCTTCCCGACCGGGTTCGTGCTCTAGGACGTGATGCTGGCGACCACGTCGACGCCGTAGTTGTTCGCGTAGCCGTTTTTTCGACGCCGACCAGGATCTCCGCGACGTCGAACCAGCGGTCCCAGAAGGGAGTTTCACGCAGGACGTCGACCAGGCGCTGGTACGCCGCGTGGTCGACGGCCTCCCACACCCACACGTCGGTCACGCGCGCCGAGTAGAACTCGGTGTCGTAGAAGCGCGAACGGACGCCTTTCGCCTTTTCCTCGATCGCCGGGACGACCTCGGTGCGGAACGCCGCGATCCGCTGCTCGACCGTCATGGCCGGCCACTCGTGCAGGTGCCGGCCGAGGGAGCGCACCGGTTCGCGGGTCTGCCGCGGCTTGTCGTGAGTGAGAAACCGGGTTGGAACACGGTTTCTCACTCACGACCCACTGTCCATGGACATCAGACGCGCGACACCAGAGCCGCGACGCTGCAAGACGATGATGAGCCCCCTGGTCGACCTCACCGCGCGGGAGTACCGGGTTGCCGGGCACATCGCCGACGGCCCTGACGGGTCATGAACCGGTCTCGACGTCGTCGAGGACGCCGAGCGCGTCCGGGACCAGCACGGCGGCGGAGTGGTAGGCGCTGACCAGGTAGGAGGTCACGGCGCGGTCGGTGATGCCCATGGACCGGACGTTGAGCCCGGGCTGGTATTGGTCCGGCAGGGATTTGGGGCGCAGGCCGATGACGCCGGCGTCGTTCTCGCCGGTGCGCATGGCCAGGATCGAGGTGGCGCCGGTGTCGGTGATCGGGATCTTGTCGCACGGCAGGATCGGGACGCCGCGCCAGGCCAGGACGCGTTTGCCGTCGAGGGCGGTGGTGTCGGGGTAGAGGTGCGCGCGGGTGCATTCGCGGCCGAACGCGGCGATGGCACGGGGGTGGGCGAGGAAGAACTTGGTCTTGCGGCGGCGGCAGAGCAGGTCGTCGAGGTCGAGTGGGGTGGGTGGTCCGGTGCGGGTGGTGAGGCGGTGTTTGAGGTCGACGTTGTGCAGCAGCCCGAATTCGGTGTTGTTGACCAGTTCGTGTTCTTGCCGTTCCCGCAGTGCTTCGACGGTGAGCCGCAGTTGTTGTTCGAGCTGGTTCATCGGGTTGTTGTAGAGGTCGGTGACGCGGTTGTGCACGCGCAGCACGGTTTGGGCCACGGCGAGGTCGTATTCGCGGGGGGTGGGGTCGTAGTCGACGTAGGTGCCGGACAGCATCGGTTCGCCGTCGTGTCCGGCTGCCAGGTCGATATCGAGAAACTCATCGTTCGTTTTTCCTTGGAGGGCAAGGAAACACACCGGGCGCCCGGCATCGTCCCCTCCCCACCGACGCTAGCGAGGAACGATTCGCGGGGACAAGGAGCTTCACTCGCGCTGGCCGGGCGGTGCCCGTCTGGCCCAGCGGCACCCCTGCGCGGGGTGGTCCGAGACTCTTCCCGGGCGCCCCGTTCGGGACCGGGGACACCTCGTTGGGATGACGCGGCGCGACCGTGGGTGTCCTAGGGGAGGGGCGCGGCGCTCTCGGCCAGGCCGGCGAGCAGGTCACCGTACTCTTCGACGCGGTCCAGGACCTCGTCGGCGGTGAACGTCAGGTGATTCACGTGGCGGCAGGCGCGGACCTCGTCCCACGTGACCGGCGTCGACACCGTCGGGTGGTCGCGGCCGCGCAGGGAGTACGGCGCGACCGTCGTCTTGGCCGGGTTGTTCTGGCTCCAGTCGATGAACACCCGCCCGCCGCGCTGCGCCTTGGCCATCACCGCGGTCACCGAGTCCGGCGTCTCCCGCGCGAGCCGCTGCGCGAGCCGCTTGGCATAGGCCGACGGCGCCGACGCGTTCTCGGTGCGGATGCCGCAGTACAGCTGCATTCCCTTGGAGCCCGACGTCTTCGCGTACGGCGTCAGGCCGTCGGCGACGAGGACGTCGTGGAGGCGCTCGGCGACGCGGGCGCAGTCGACGACCGACGTCCCCGGCCCGGGGTCCAGGTCGAACACCAGGCGGTCGGGGGGTTGCCGGGTCCCCGCCTTGACCGTCCACTGTGGAACGTGAAGCTCGAGCGCGGCCATGTTGGCCGACCAGACCAGGGCCGGCAGGTCGTCCAGGAGCGGGTAGTCGATGGTGCCGCCGCCACCGCGGGAACCCGTGCTGGGCAGCCGCACCGTACGCAGCCACGACGGGGCGCCCTGGGGGACGTTCTTCCCGAACCACTTCTCCCCGTCGACGCCGTCGGGGTAGCGGATGAACGTGACCGGCCGGCCGGCGAGGTGCGGCAGCAGGACCGGCGCGATCCGCGAGTAGTAGTTGATCACCTCGCCCTTGGTGAACCCGTCCGCCGGGTACAGCACCTTGTCCAAATTGGACAACGTGAGCCGCCGGTTTCCGGCCTGCACGGTGATCTTCTGCCCGATCGGCTCGGGCGGCGGTGCGGCCGGTTCCGGTGTGCCGGCGCGCGGGGCGAGGACGTCGTCGGGTTCCTTGTCCGCCCGCAGGCCGCGCCAGGCGGTGTGGCGGACGCGGCCGCCCCGGGTGAACTGGCGGTAGACGATCTCGCCGACGAGCCGCGGTTCGACCCAGCGGGCGCGGACCGTGTCCTCGCGCGGTGGCGTCGTGACGAACGGGTGAGTGCGGCGTTCGAGCGGCTGCAGCCGGGCCATCAGCTCGGCGCGCGCGGCCTGGCTGAAGCCGGTGCCGACGTCGCCGATGTAGACGAGGTCGCCGGTGGCGGGGTCGTGCGCGCCGAGCAGGAGGCCGCCGAGGGTGCCGGTGAAGCTGCGCTGCCCGGGCCGCCACCCGCAGACGATGACCTCCTGGGTGCGGATCAGCGGGTGCTTGAGCCAGGAATCCGGCCGCTGCCCGGGCACGTACGCGGAGCTGCGCAGCTTCGCGACAACGCCCTCGTACCCCGCGGATGCGGCGTGGGCCAGGAAGTCCGCCGGCGTGCGGCGGTCGGCGGCGAGCTCGTCGAAGGTGACGGCGCGGACCACCGACACGCGGTAGGGATCGGGCATCGGCAGGCCGGCCAGCAGGCGGCGGCGTTCGTCGTACGGTTCTTTCAGCAGGTCGCGCTCGCCCAGCTGCAGCAGGTCGAAGGCGAGGAACCGGACCGGGACGTCGTCGAACCCGGTGGATTTCGGGGCGCCCTGGTGCCGGACCCAGCGGCCGCGGCGTTCCTGCATCAGCTCGAAGTCGATCCGGCCGTCGTCGCCGTAGACGACGACTTCGCCGTCGAGGTAGGCGGCCTGGCCGTCGAGGGCGGGGGCGAGCACCCCGGCGAGGTCGGCGAACTCGGCGGTGAAGTCGATGTTGTTGCGGCTGGTGAGGACGGTGGTGCCGTCCGGGGCGATCCGCATGGCGGCGCGGTAGCCGTCCAGTTTGTACTCGTACGCCCACTCGGCGCCGCTGCGCAGCCGGCCGCCGTCGGCCTTGGCCAGCATCGGCTCGACCCACGCGGGGACGCGGGACGCGTCGTGAGCAGCCATGCCGAACCTCCGTCTGTGCTTTTTCGACGGTAACCCGTTCGGCCTAGTTCTGCTGGGTTTGCGCAGGTGAAAGCTATCGGAAGGCTTG
This genomic window from Amycolatopsis mongoliensis contains:
- a CDS encoding darcynin family protein; its protein translation is MTVEQRIAAFRTEVVPAIEEKAKGVRSRFYDTEFYSARVTDVWVWEAVDHAAYQRLVDVLRETPFWDRWFDVAEILVGVEKTATRTTTASTWSPASRPRARTRSGRGRPGRGGRWPCR
- the ligD gene encoding DNA ligase D, with the protein product MAAHDASRVPAWVEPMLAKADGGRLRSGAEWAYEYKLDGYRAAMRIAPDGTTVLTSRNNIDFTAEFADLAGVLAPALDGQAAYLDGEVVVYGDDGRIDFELMQERRGRWVRHQGAPKSTGFDDVPVRFLAFDLLQLGERDLLKEPYDERRRLLAGLPMPDPYRVSVVRAVTFDELAADRRTPADFLAHAASAGYEGVVAKLRSSAYVPGQRPDSWLKHPLIRTQEVIVCGWRPGQRSFTGTLGGLLLGAHDPATGDLVYIGDVGTGFSQAARAELMARLQPLERRTHPFVTTPPREDTVRARWVEPRLVGEIVYRQFTRGGRVRHTAWRGLRADKEPDDVLAPRAGTPEPAAPPPEPIGQKITVQAGNRRLTLSNLDKVLYPADGFTKGEVINYYSRIAPVLLPHLAGRPVTFIRYPDGVDGEKWFGKNVPQGAPSWLRTVRLPSTGSRGGGGTIDYPLLDDLPALVWSANMAALELHVPQWTVKAGTRQPPDRLVFDLDPGPGTSVVDCARVAERLHDVLVADGLTPYAKTSGSKGMQLYCGIRTENASAPSAYAKRLAQRLARETPDSVTAVMAKAQRGGRVFIDWSQNNPAKTTVAPYSLRGRDHPTVSTPVTWDEVRACRHVNHLTFTADEVLDRVEEYGDLLAGLAESAAPLP